A genomic segment from Coccinella septempunctata chromosome 3, icCocSept1.1, whole genome shotgun sequence encodes:
- the LOC123310456 gene encoding rab GDP dissociation inhibitor alpha produces MDEEYDAIVLGTGLKECIISGMLSVSGKKVLHVDRNKYYGGESASICPLEELFSKFGAPAPDESYGRGRDWNVDLIPKFLMANGSLVKLLIHTGVTRYLEFKSVEGSYVYKGGKIAKVPVDQKEALASDLMGMFEKRRFRNFLIYVQDFQNDDPKTWKDFDPNTQNMLALYDKFGLDKNTQDFTGHALALYRNDDYLNEPALQTINRIKLYSDSLARYGKSPYLYPMYGLGELPQGFARLSAIYGGTYMLDKAIDEIVIGEGGRVVGVKSGNEIAKCKQVYCDPTYVPDRVRKKGQVVRCICLLDHPIPNTKDALSTQIIIPQKQVGRNSDIYVSLVSYTHQVAAKGWFIAMVSTTVETENPEQEIKPGLDLLGAVHQKFVSISDYYEPTDDGLQSQIFISQSYDATSHFESTCMDVLDIFKRGTGEEFDFSKIKRDLEDEEQ; encoded by the exons ATGGATGAAGAATACGACGCCATTGTTCTTGGTACCGGTTTAAAAGAATGCATTATCAGTGGTATGCTCTCAGTATCTGGGAAAAAAGTATTACATGTCGATCGCAACAAATACTACGGAGGCGAATCCGCCTCCATTTGCCCTCTTGAGGAACTGTTTTCCAAATTTGGGGCTCCTGCTCCAGATGAATCTTATGGACGTGGTCGAGATTGGAACGTCGACCTCATTCCCAAATTTTTAATGGCAAATGGATCATTGGTCAAATTGCTAATCCATACAGGAGTTACCAGGTATCTGGAATTCAAGTCTGTTGAAGGTAGCTATGTCTACAAGGGAGGCAAAATTGCTAAG GTTCCTGTTGATCAAAAAGAAGCCCTTGCTTCAGACCTGATGGGGATGTTTGAAAAAAGACGGTTCCGCAACTTCCTGATTTACGTTCAGGACTTCCAAAATGATGATCCAAAGACTTGGAAAGATTTTGATCCTAATACTCAAAATATGCTTGCTCTATATGATAAATTCGGACTGGACAAGAACACCCAAGACTTCACAGGTCATGCATTAGCTTTATATAGGAACGATGACTATCTCAATGAGCCAGCTTTACAAACCATCAATCGTATCAAACTCTATTCAGATTCATTGGCCAGATATGGAAAATCTCCTTATTTGTATCCAATGTATGGCTTGGGTGAATTGCCACAAG GTTTTGCCAGGTTGTCTGCTATTTATGGAGGCACCTACATGCTAGACAAGGCAATAGATGAGATAGTCATTGGTGAAGGAGGTAGAGTAGTAGGAGTGAAGTCTGGCAACGAAATAGCAAAATGCAAGCAAGTCTACTGTGATCCCACTTACGTTCCAGACAGGGTTAGGAAGAAGGGTCAAGTAGTAAGATGTATTTGCCTCCTGGATCATCCTATACCAAACACTAAAGATGCTCTATCTACCCAAATCATCATTCCCCAAAAACAG GTGGGTCGGAACTCTGACATATATGTATCACTAGTGTCATACACACATCAGGTAGCTGCCAAAGGTTGGTTCATCGCAATGGTATCAACAACTGTAGAAACTGAAAACCCTGAGCAGGAAATAAAACCAGGCTTAGATTTGCTAGGAGCCGTACATCAGAAGTTCGTTTCTATTTCAGATTATTATGAACCAACAGACGATGGTCTACAATCTCAAATATTCATATCGCAATCATATGATGCTACTAGTCACTTTGAAAGCACTTGTATGGATGTGCTTGACATTTTTAAGAGAGGTACCGGCGAAGAATTTGATTTCTCAAAGATCAAACGAGATCTTGAAGACGAAGAACAATAA
- the LOC123309193 gene encoding charged multivesicular body protein 2a: MDWLFGKKLTPEEMLRKNQRALNKAMRDLDREKQKMEQQEKKIIMDIKKLAKEGQMDAVKIMAKDLVRTRRYVKKFMLMKANIQAVSLKIQTLRSQNTMAEAMKGVTRAMASMNRQLNLPQIQRILQEFEKQSEIMDMKEEVMNDAIDDAMEADGDEEESDAVVSQVLDELGLQLTDQLSNLPDAGGAVPATSQKHHTPAAAVSGGGGGGGSVSDIDADLQARLDNLRRE; encoded by the exons ATGGATTGgctttttggaaaaaaattgaccCCGGAGGAAATGCTGCGTAAAAATCAACGTGCCCTGAATAAGGCAATGCGAGATTTAGATAGAGAAAAGCAAAAGATGGAacaacaggagaaaaaaattatcatggATATTAAAAAATTAGCTAAAGAAGGTCAAATG GATGCTGTCAAAATAATGGCAAAAGATCTTGTTAGGACCCGGAGGTATGTGAAGAAGTTCATGCTGATGAAAGCCAATATTCAAGCTGTCTCTTTGAAAATTCAGACACTTAGATCACAAAATACTATGGCTGAAGCCATGAAAGGAGTGACTCGAGCTATGGCTAGTATGAATAGACAATTAAATTTACcacaaattcaaagaatcctacaagaatttgaaaaacAGTCAGAAATTATGGATATGAAAGAAGAAGTTATGAATGATGCTATTGATGATGCTATGGAGGCTGATGGAGATGAAGAGGAAAG TGATGCTGTTGTGAGTCAAGTATTAGATGAACTAGGTTTACAACTGACAGATCAGCTTTCAAATCTGCCAGATGCCGGAGGTGCTGTACCAGCAACCAGCCAAAAACATCATACTCCAGCTGCGGCAGTATCCGGTGGTGGTGGAGGTGGGGgtagtgtttcagatattgatGCAGATTTACAAGCTCGATTAGATAATTTGAGAAGAGAATAG